TGCGCGGCAGCGCAGCCCTGCGCTAGATTGTCGGTCGTCCCTGCGAACTTGGTGGAGTGGCGGGTTCGTCCTGCGGTGCCGCGAAATATTTGTGGGTTTTGTTGAGTGATTTGGGAGCTTTTGGTCTAGTCACGGCTCGCGAGTACGCTCGCCCTCCCATTAAGTTGGTGGGAGGCGTTGGTGGGGAATTATGTTGTTGAACGTAGTCGCCAGGCTTCGGGCGATCCGGTAGCTTATCGGCAAATGAATCGCGTTTACTTGGTCCTCGCGTTTTTGCTGCTTGCATTGCTTCCGGCTTACGCCACCGATTGGCCGCAATTTCTTGGCCCGACGCGCAATGGCGTTTATCCCGGCAAAGACCTCGCCGCGACGTGGCCTACGGACGGGCCGCCGGTGGTTTGGCAGAAATCCGTCGGCCAAGGTTTTAGCGGGCCCGCAGTTGCGAATCATAAACTGATTCTTTTTCATCGCGTGGAAAATCAGGAGACGGTGGATTGTCTTGATGCGAAGGACGGCAAGACTCTTTGGACGTTTGCGTATCCCACCGCGTATGTGGATGACTTCGGTTTCGATGAAGGCCCGCGCGCGACGCCGAGCATCGCCGATGGCCGCGTGTTCACGTACGGCGCGGAAGGCAGGCTGCATTGCCTGGACTTCGCCACCGGCAAAAAAATCTGGAGCGTGGACGCCAAAAAAGTTTTCGGCGCGCCCAAGGGATTTTTTGGAATCGCCTGCTCGCCGCTGGTGGAGAGCAACGCGGTCCTGCTCAATATCGGCGGCAGCGATGGCGCGGGAATCGTCGCGTTCGATCAGGCGACCGGCAAAGTGTTGTGGAAAAGTTCCGAGGAAGCCGCGAGTTACTCGTCACCGGTGGCAGCGACGGTCAACGGGCGGCGATATGTTTTCTTCTTTACCCAAAGCGGACTTGTGGCCGTGGACCCGGCCGACGGGAAAATTCAATTTCGTTACACCTGGCATCCGCCCACGCGCACGTCCGTCAGCACAGCGACGCCGCTGGTCATCGGCGATTTAATTTTTCTTTCGGCGAGCTACGGAACCGGCGCGATTCTTCTGCGCATAAAAGATAATGCCGCTGAGAAAGTCTGGTCCGGCGACGACATTCTATCGAATCATTACGCGACGAGCGTCGAGCACAATGGATTTTTATTCGGCATAGATGGGCGTGCTGACCCGGGATTTTCGCCGGAACCGAGTTTGCGCTGCGTAGAATTGAAGACTGGAAAAATCCGCTGGAAAGATTCTTCTCTCGGTCCCGCCTCGGTGACGCTCGCCGGTGATGAATTGCTCGTGCTCACGGAAAAAGGCGAATTGATTCGCACACCCGCGATACCCGATGGTTTCAAGCCTGACGCTCGCGCACAGATTTTGCCATTCCAGGTGCGCGCGTTTCCGGCGATTGCGGACGGTTATCTGTACGCGCGCAGCAAGGACAAACTGGTTTGCATTAATCTCGGCAAGGCTGGAAATTAGAGGGTGTCTATGAATGAGGTAGTGTTCAGCGGAGCTTGAATCCGCGATCCTGAAGTTCAAATGTTATATAGCTCCATTCCTTTTGCTGCGTTACAACCCTTGATTTGGAAAGAGGTGGCATCCTCCAACTTCCAAAAAATACCTGGCCTGTGATAAAAAATCGCGCCACCGGCCACAACCTCGTTGAGGTTGGGGAACTTTTTCATGCTGACCCAAGGTAGGCCCGAAGACGGGCCAACCTTGGGCTGCGTTCCACAACATCTTCGATGTTGTCCAAAGGGAATGAAGATCAAGCTCTGCCGAACGCTATATCATTTATGGAAACGCTCTAATTTCCGCGTTCGCTTTTCATTGCTAGTCAGGCGGCTTTGAGTAAACGCCGTTTTGCGAGCCAGTTGTTGAATTGGTCGAGCACCACGGCAAGGATGACCACCGCGCCGATGATGATCTGGCTATAGTTCTGGTTGATCTCGAGGATGACGATGCCGGTGCTGATGAGTTGAATCACCAGCGCGCCGAGGGCGGCTCCCAGCGCAGAGCCTTTCCCGCCGGACAAGCTCGCGCCGCCCACGACCGCCGCCGCAATGACATTCAACTCGTAGCCCTGGCCATCGCCGGAGGTTGCCGCGCCGTAATAGCCGATGGAAAGCATCGCCGCGATACCCGCCGTCAAACCGCCGTAAATGAACACACTCAGTTTCACGCGATTGACGGAGATGCCGCTGTACGCGCTGGCAAGCTCATTGCCGCCGATGGCATAAATGCGCCGTCCGGACGCGAGGCGCGTTAGGTAAATTGCCCCCATCACCGTGACCAATATCATGACCATGAGCGGCACGAGCGACAGGCCATCGCCGACTTCCCAGCGGATGAGGTTGCGAAACGCCTGGGGGAAACCGCCGACCGATTGGCCGTTGGTGATGACGAAGGCGATGCCGCGATAAATAGTCATCGTGCCGAGCGTGATGATGAACGGATGCACGCGCAACGCCACGATCATGCTGCCGTTGAAAAATCCGGCGAGCGTGGCCGAGCCAATGCACACGAGAATTCCCAGCGTGACTCCCAGCCACGGCGGAGCGCCGCTGGCCGACCCGTCCGGGCCAAAATGTTGCAGCACCAGCGCGCCCAGCACGGACGCAAGCGCGTAGATGGCCGCGACCGACAAATCTATTCCGCCGGCGATGATGATGAACGTGGCACCGACGGCCATGATGGCGATGAAGCTCGTGTCCTTGGCGACTTGCGCGAGATTTTGGGCGTTGAGAAATTTATTTTTGGTGATGACGACCGGTTCCTGTTCGCCAGCGGCGTTGGTGCGGAACACGCGGACGCGTTCGCCCTGGGCGTTGGTCTCGAATTTGGGAACCTTGACGCTGCCGCCGAAAATCGTGAGCAACGCGGCGAGCACGAGGATGACGACGATGAGGCCGCCTTCCTGAAGGCGCAAAGCGGACCGGCGCGGCACGGCGTGGGTATTTTGGGTCATGCGACGGGGGACGGTAACAAGGTTGGAGGCGGTGATTCAAGCGGCGAGCCGATACAAAAGCGGGGATGCCTATTTGTCTGATTTCCCTGATGCTTAACCGCGGAGGCGCGGAGGTCCTTGCGGACGGCCACTGGGGGAGGGATGGGGAGATTCTGCGGAGTTTGGATTGGTAATAGGAAATACGAGCTTTTATTCGTTTGGTGCTGGCGTACGGGCTTGCCTCGCTGCGCTCGGAATAGTGGGTTTGATGTGGGTGCGGATTCCCCCGGCTGAAGCCGGGGGTTAATGAGAAGCGGTGGGGTTTTTGGGTGTTGATTTAAAAAATTTGGAGTGCTGGCGAGTCGTATTTGGCTTGAGGTCGAAATTAACTGGGAGGGTCCTTGCGGACGGCCACTAGGGGGAGGGATGGGGAGATTCTGCGGAGTTTGGATTGGTAATAGGAAATACGAGCTTTTTTCGTTTAGTGCTGGCGTACGGGCTTGCCTCGCTGCGCTCGGGATAGTGGATTTGATGTGGGTGCGGATTCCCCCGGCTGAAGCCGGGGGTTAATGAGAAGCGGTGGGGTTTTTGGGTGTTGATTTAAAAAATTTGGGAGCAATGGCGAACCGTGTTTGTCTGGCATGAACTCAAATTAATGGGTCCTTACGGACGGCTATTGGGAGAAGGGATTTTTTTAGAGCAAAAAGAGAATGAGAGAGTGCGCCTCTCTTTAGGCGTCATTTATCGGGAAATGTAAAAGAGGGAGGCGATGATTCATAAGATACTAACTATCAGTACTTTGTGCATTTCAACCTCCGCGTCTCCGCGGCTCCGCGGTTAAAAACGGCTCAGCGGAAATTATTTTGAAAAAATTATTTTGCAATTTCGGTCGTGGTGGTTAAAAATTTAGTTGACGTTAATCAAGTAACGCTTGGGCGACCTAATTCCTCACGACCAAGTAAACGTGGTTTCAATCGTGACGGAATGAATGTACCAATTTTCCTCGCCGCATTGAGCGGCGACAAGTCCAACACACCTGAGTTGCTCTACGTGTGGCAGCAAGCCACACCTGAGGCAAAGATCATCATCTTTTGCCTCTTCGTCTTTTCCATCATGGCGTGGTTCGTGATGTTCACCAAGGCGATCCAGATGCGCCGCGCGGCCAAGCTCAACCAATTTTTCGGCGCGGAATTCAAGAGCCAGAAAAATGTGCTCGGCATGTTCGACCGGCGTTTGCAGGTCGAGGGTTGCCCGCTGTTCATGGTTTATCAGGCGGGCAGCGTGGAATTGGACACGCGCTTAAAAAATCCTGAAGGCGGACGCAAACAATACGTCTCACTTAAAGGCATCGAACACGTGAAACGCTCGCTCGAAAATACCGTGGCGCAGGAATCGCTCAAGCTGGAGTCCGGTTTGATCCTGCTGGCGATTGCGGTCAGTGGCGCGCCGTTCCTCGGTTTGCTGGGAACGGTCTGGGGCGTGATGAGCACGTTCGGGCACATCGCGCAGCAGGGCAACGCGAGCCTGGCGGTCATGGCGCCGGGCGTGGCGGCGGCGTTGATCACGACCGTGGCGGGGTTGCTCGTGGCGATTCCCTCGATGTTCGGCTACAACTGGCTGGTTCACAATTTGCGAGTGATGACCGTGCAACTGGACAATTTCGCGCAGGAATTGATTTCGAAGATCGAGACGGAATATCTCGAGGACAACTGATGCGCCGCTTTTCCCAACGGAATTCGCTGGTGACGCTGAGTGATATTAATATCACTCCGCTGCTGGATTTGGCATTCGTATTGCTGATTATTTTCGTCATCACGACGCCGTTGCTGGAGAAAGGGCTGGATCTGCAACTGCCCGCGGGGGTGGGCAGGCAGGACAAGACGCTCCAGAAAAAAGATATTCACGTCGTCGAGGTGAGTTTGGCGGGTTATTACGTTCTCGATCATAAGGCGATGAAGCTCGACCAGATCAGCCGCGTGCTGGAAGACGAATTTCGGGCGAACCCGAACATGCTGGTATTCATCCGTGCGGATGAAAACGGGAAATATAAATTGGTGGCGGATATTTTGGATCGGTGTGAGCGGATTGGGATCACGCGGCTTTCCCTGCGCGGAGATGCGCGGGAAAAATAAATGAATCGGCTGGAAAAAAAATGCATTATGGCCAGCACGGCGTTTCACGGGACGCTGATCGGCATTTTATTGTTCGGTTCGGCGTTGATGCCGAGCCCGGACGACAAGGCTTTCAAACCGTTGACGGTTTATTCCGCCGCCGCGGTTTCCGATGCGCTTTCCAGCGGTGGAAATCCCGAGGCACGCGTGGCTCCGAATCCACCCGCGCCGGTCGCGCCGCCGCAGGAGCAAACTCCACCGACGCCGAAGCCGCTAGTCCAGCCGCCCGCGCCCAAACCGGTGGAGCAAATCGAGCCGCCCAAACCGCGGCGGGAAATTCCCAAGCCGCAGGAAGAGCGAGTCGAAATTCCGAAGGTTGAAAAAATCACCAAGGCGGAGAGGTTGAAGGCCGAGAAAATCAAGCTCGATCCCAAGCCGGAAAAGGCAGCGCCGGTCGAACCGCACAAAATTGTTTTGAGCAAAAATAATTTGAAACAGGCCGTGCGCAAAACGGACGACCGCGAACGCGTCGCGCGCGAAGCGGCGGAAAACGCGGCGATCGCGGCGCGCCGCAATGCGGCCAAGGAATTTACCTCGGCCTATCGCAGCCTTAGCAAAACTCTTTCGTCGAGCACGGTCGTGGAAGCGCCGGGCAACGGGGCGCCGGGCGAACTGTCCGTCAATTATCGCGACCTCATCGCCAGCAAATATTATAATGCCTGGACCGCGCCGACCGACCTGGACGATTCCACGCCCGTCGTCACCGCGTCCGTCACGATTGACCGCGATGGCAATGTGAAAAGCGCGCGCATCGTCACGCCTTCGGGAAATCGCTCGATGGACCGTTCCATTTTAAACGTGTTGAGCGCGGTGACATTTTTTGAACCATTCTCTGCGTCCATGAAAGAGCAGGAGATGACCGTCAGCATTAAATTTAATCTATTGGCCAAACGAGGAACTGGATGAACAAATTATTCGGAAAGAAAATTTCAATCGCGTTGCTCGCGATTGCGCTCGGATTCGCGCGATTGTGGGCGGAAGACATCATTGTTCAAAAGGAAAATGATTTTGCCGGGTTGACGCCGCCGGTTCCGATCGCGGTCATGGGTTTTACCGGCGCGGTCGCGAAAGCCTTGAACTTCGATTTGACGGTGATGGGTTTCAAGGAAGTGCCAGCGGAATCTGCCCAATACGTTTTGTCCGGCAACAACAACGGCCAGGTGCAGGGACAATTAAGCTCGGGGAAAAATGTTTTGCTCTCAAAAATTTACAGCGGCGGTAGCGAACGCGTGCAGGCGCATCGGCTCGCGGATGACGTCGTGTTGAAACTGACCGGCGTGAATGGAATCGCGAGCACCAAGATTGCATTCAAGGGAACGTCCGTCCGAGGCGAGGGGGAAATTTATATTTCAGACTTCGACGGTTACAATCGCCAGGCGATCACGCAGGACAATGTCATTGTCGCCGCGCCGTGCTGGGTTCCGGGACATTTCGCGCTTTATTACACGTCGTATAAAATGGGTTCGCCGGATATTTTTTATCAAAATCTTTCGACCGCCGAGCGCCGCAACTTCGCGCATTACGGCGGCATGAACAGCAGCGCCGCCGTCTCGCCGGACGGACGCCGCGTGGCGATGGTTCTGAGCAAGAGTGGCAGCCCGGATATTTTTGTGTGCGATGCCGACG
This genomic window from Verrucomicrobiia bacterium contains:
- a CDS encoding ABC transporter permease, which encodes MTQNTHAVPRRSALRLQEGGLIVVILVLAALLTIFGGSVKVPKFETNAQGERVRVFRTNAAGEQEPVVITKNKFLNAQNLAQVAKDTSFIAIMAVGATFIIIAGGIDLSVAAIYALASVLGALVLQHFGPDGSASGAPPWLGVTLGILVCIGSATLAGFFNGSMIVALRVHPFIITLGTMTIYRGIAFVITNGQSVGGFPQAFRNLIRWEVGDGLSLVPLMVMILVTVMGAIYLTRLASGRRIYAIGGNELASAYSGISVNRVKLSVFIYGGLTAGIAAMLSIGYYGAATSGDGQGYELNVIAAAVVGGASLSGGKGSALGAALGALVIQLISTGIVILEINQNYSQIIIGAVVILAVVLDQFNNWLAKRRLLKAA
- a CDS encoding PQQ-binding-like beta-propeller repeat protein, yielding MNRVYLVLAFLLLALLPAYATDWPQFLGPTRNGVYPGKDLAATWPTDGPPVVWQKSVGQGFSGPAVANHKLILFHRVENQETVDCLDAKDGKTLWTFAYPTAYVDDFGFDEGPRATPSIADGRVFTYGAEGRLHCLDFATGKKIWSVDAKKVFGAPKGFFGIACSPLVESNAVLLNIGGSDGAGIVAFDQATGKVLWKSSEEAASYSSPVAATVNGRRYVFFFTQSGLVAVDPADGKIQFRYTWHPPTRTSVSTATPLVIGDLIFLSASYGTGAILLRIKDNAAEKVWSGDDILSNHYATSVEHNGFLFGIDGRADPGFSPEPSLRCVELKTGKIRWKDSSLGPASVTLAGDELLVLTEKGELIRTPAIPDGFKPDARAQILPFQVRAFPAIADGYLYARSKDKLVCINLGKAGN
- a CDS encoding biopolymer transporter ExbD codes for the protein MRRFSQRNSLVTLSDINITPLLDLAFVLLIIFVITTPLLEKGLDLQLPAGVGRQDKTLQKKDIHVVEVSLAGYYVLDHKAMKLDQISRVLEDEFRANPNMLVFIRADENGKYKLVADILDRCERIGITRLSLRGDAREK
- a CDS encoding TonB family protein; translated protein: MNRLEKKCIMASTAFHGTLIGILLFGSALMPSPDDKAFKPLTVYSAAAVSDALSSGGNPEARVAPNPPAPVAPPQEQTPPTPKPLVQPPAPKPVEQIEPPKPRREIPKPQEERVEIPKVEKITKAERLKAEKIKLDPKPEKAAPVEPHKIVLSKNNLKQAVRKTDDRERVAREAAENAAIAARRNAAKEFTSAYRSLSKTLSSSTVVEAPGNGAPGELSVNYRDLIASKYYNAWTAPTDLDDSTPVVTASVTIDRDGNVKSARIVTPSGNRSMDRSILNVLSAVTFFEPFSASMKEQEMTVSIKFNLLAKRGTG
- a CDS encoding MotA/TolQ/ExbB proton channel family protein, whose product is MNVPIFLAALSGDKSNTPELLYVWQQATPEAKIIIFCLFVFSIMAWFVMFTKAIQMRRAAKLNQFFGAEFKSQKNVLGMFDRRLQVEGCPLFMVYQAGSVELDTRLKNPEGGRKQYVSLKGIEHVKRSLENTVAQESLKLESGLILLAIAVSGAPFLGLLGTVWGVMSTFGHIAQQGNASLAVMAPGVAAALITTVAGLLVAIPSMFGYNWLVHNLRVMTVQLDNFAQELISKIETEYLEDN